A genomic segment from Dehalococcoidia bacterium encodes:
- a CDS encoding acetyl-CoA acetyltransferase, with product MGSIADKAAIIGVGCTKFGELWEKDVEDLMVEAAHEALDDAGITVDDIEAAWVGVLYNFTGISGSTFGEPMKLFGKPVTRVENFCASGMDAFRNACYAVASGVYDIVVACGVEKLMDTGSSGLPMSDFGHPVIGGISAPGLFALAATRCFHEYGWTKEDLARVAIKNHKNGALHPKAHFRRPITMEDALNAPMIAWPLGRFDCCAMSDGAAAVVITRPELAKTSKHKDDYVLVKANALALASVQPMFRNSFDYLGFPATQAAARLAYEEAGVKNPAKEISFAEVHDCFTITEILNCQDLQFCEQGQGASFVAEGHTEVDGTLPVNPSGGLKCFGHPIGATGCRMIYEVTKQLQGRADGAQVKDARLGLAHNLGGPASVCSVTILGRND from the coding sequence ATGGGAAGCATTGCAGACAAGGCGGCGATAATCGGCGTCGGTTGCACCAAGTTCGGCGAGCTCTGGGAGAAGGACGTCGAGGACCTAATGGTCGAGGCGGCGCACGAGGCCCTCGACGACGCCGGCATTACCGTCGATGATATCGAGGCCGCGTGGGTGGGAGTGCTCTACAACTTCACAGGCATCAGCGGCAGCACGTTCGGCGAGCCGATGAAGCTCTTCGGCAAGCCGGTGACGCGGGTCGAGAACTTCTGCGCCTCGGGAATGGACGCCTTCCGCAACGCCTGCTACGCCGTCGCTTCGGGAGTGTACGACATCGTGGTCGCCTGCGGCGTCGAGAAGCTGATGGACACCGGCAGCTCCGGCCTGCCCATGAGCGACTTCGGGCACCCGGTCATCGGCGGCATCAGCGCTCCCGGCCTCTTCGCGCTGGCGGCGACGCGCTGCTTCCACGAGTACGGCTGGACGAAGGAAGACCTGGCGCGGGTGGCGATAAAGAACCACAAGAACGGCGCGCTGCATCCGAAAGCCCACTTCCGCCGCCCGATCACAATGGAGGACGCCCTTAACGCCCCCATGATCGCCTGGCCGCTGGGACGCTTCGACTGCTGCGCCATGTCGGACGGCGCGGCGGCGGTAGTAATAACGCGGCCCGAGCTTGCAAAGACGAGCAAACACAAGGACGACTACGTTCTCGTAAAGGCGAACGCCCTCGCCCTTGCGAGCGTGCAGCCCATGTTCCGCAACTCCTTCGACTACCTGGGCTTCCCGGCCACGCAGGCGGCGGCAAGGCTGGCCTATGAGGAAGCGGGGGTGAAAAACCCGGCCAAGGAAATAAGCTTCGCTGAAGTGCATGACTGCTTCACGATCACGGAGATACTGAACTGCCAGGACCTCCAGTTCTGCGAGCAAGGACAAGGGGCGTCGTTCGTCGCCGAGGGCCACACGGAGGTTGACGGGACACTGCCGGTGAACCCCAGCGGCGGGCTGAAGTGCTTTGGGCACCCCATCGGAGCGACCGGCTGCCGGATGATCTACGAGGTGACGAAGCAGTTGCAGGGTCGCGCGGACGGGGCGCAAGTGAAGGACGCGCGGCTGGGGCTGGCGCACAACCTGGGCGGGCCCGCATCAGTCTGCTCCGTCACCATCCTCGGCCGCAACGACTAG
- a CDS encoding Rdx family protein, with product MRAAWMAAELLAEMGEWVDSLRLVPSGGGRFEVSVNGEVVYSKAATGRFPELSEIQGKVRPLLT from the coding sequence TTGCGGGCCGCCTGGATGGCGGCGGAACTGCTGGCGGAGATGGGCGAATGGGTGGACTCGCTGCGGCTGGTGCCGTCGGGAGGAGGCAGGTTCGAGGTGTCGGTGAACGGAGAAGTGGTGTACTCGAAGGCGGCCACGGGGCGGTTCCCCGAGCTTTCCGAGATCCAGGGGAAAGTGCGGCCGTTGTTGACATAA
- a CDS encoding OB-fold domain-containing protein: MANIASFGAYVPLYRLPRQKIGDAWGIPAVPGERAVANADEDSITMAAAAGLDCLAGVDLTSVDGVFFATTTAPYVEKQSAGVIAQALDLRRDINTADFTGSLRAATTAVRAAIDAVDSGSAGSILVVAADCRLGEPESMWEQLLGDGAGAVLISKSGPVKIAASYSLAGEQIGPWRRSEDRYIRSFEAKAETQYGYAAAVIEAGRSLMEKQGVAAGDIAKAVITAADPRSHMTVGRTLGFQPQQLQDTLFLSVGSPGAALVLLMLAGALEQAKAGEKLLVVNHGDGADALLLEVTGEIPAAPGRKGLIGHIFQRRELPAYTSYAHFRHLMERDIRVPGGSPVTYWRDTRQELNFHGARCLSCGVIQYPPPRICGECHSKDKFEDVKLSRKGSVFTFTLDHLSEGQYLNVPIPRLVIDLEGGGRVFLEMTDGDPQEVKIGLPVEVTFRRLHEGANFHNYYWKARPLPQS; encoded by the coding sequence GTGGCCAACATCGCATCATTCGGCGCCTACGTGCCCCTCTATCGCCTTCCCCGCCAGAAGATCGGTGACGCCTGGGGCATACCGGCTGTGCCCGGCGAGCGGGCGGTCGCGAACGCCGACGAAGACAGCATCACGATGGCCGCCGCTGCCGGGCTCGATTGCCTCGCGGGTGTCGACCTGACGAGCGTCGACGGCGTCTTCTTCGCGACCACGACCGCGCCCTACGTGGAAAAGCAGTCGGCGGGCGTCATCGCGCAGGCCCTTGACCTGCGGCGCGATATCAACACCGCCGACTTCACGGGCTCGCTGAGGGCCGCCACGACTGCCGTGCGAGCCGCCATCGACGCCGTCGATAGCGGCTCGGCGGGCAGCATACTCGTCGTTGCCGCCGACTGCCGTCTCGGCGAGCCGGAGTCGATGTGGGAGCAGCTCCTTGGTGACGGCGCGGGCGCTGTCCTCATCAGCAAGAGCGGTCCGGTAAAGATCGCCGCATCATACTCGCTTGCCGGCGAGCAGATCGGGCCCTGGCGGCGCAGCGAAGACCGTTACATCCGCTCCTTCGAGGCGAAAGCGGAAACGCAATACGGATACGCCGCCGCCGTCATCGAAGCCGGAAGGTCGCTGATGGAGAAACAGGGGGTGGCCGCCGGCGATATCGCGAAGGCTGTCATCACCGCCGCCGATCCCCGTAGCCACATGACCGTCGGACGGACGCTCGGCTTCCAGCCGCAGCAACTCCAGGACACACTCTTCCTCTCCGTGGGCAGCCCCGGGGCGGCCCTCGTGCTCCTCATGCTCGCCGGAGCGCTCGAGCAGGCAAAGGCGGGGGAGAAGCTGCTGGTGGTCAACCACGGCGACGGCGCCGACGCCCTGCTGCTGGAAGTGACCGGCGAAATACCGGCAGCCCCTGGCAGGAAGGGCCTCATCGGCCACATTTTTCAGCGGCGCGAGCTGCCCGCATACACTTCGTACGCTCACTTTCGCCATCTGATGGAACGCGACATCCGCGTACCCGGCGGGTCGCCTGTCACCTACTGGCGTGACACGCGCCAGGAGCTCAACTTTCACGGAGCCCGCTGCCTGAGCTGCGGCGTCATCCAATACCCACCGCCGCGCATCTGCGGCGAGTGCCACTCCAAGGACAAGTTTGAGGACGTGAAGCTGTCACGCAAAGGAAGCGTCTTCACGTTCACGCTGGATCACCTCTCGGAAGGCCAGTACCTCAACGTTCCCATCCCCCGCCTGGTCATCGACCTCGAGGGAGGGGGCCGCGTCTTCCTGGAGATGACGGACGGCGACCCACAGGAAGTCAAGATCGGCCTGCCGGTGGAAGTGACGTTCCGGCGTCTGCATGAGGGCGCCAACTTCCACAACTACTACTGGAAGGCCCGGCCTCTGCCCCAATCGTAG
- a CDS encoding DnaJ domain-containing protein, giving the protein MSGEDYYAVMRLAPSADHVMVGQTYWHLARKYQSEMDEDPSAKRRLEELNRAFAVLGNPLERAAYDAARAAEARRDRERITHQKRVSIEVSYWRLPAWQGVMAATGGIALAALAFLAGASPAATLALAAVTVTAALLPMRDEWKPSASKHEAWSSRGERELIALELERSTAAVVARWRETASRPQDPLTPSRLGLDQASANPRDHIDL; this is encoded by the coding sequence ATGAGCGGGGAAGACTACTACGCAGTTATGCGGCTGGCGCCCAGCGCCGACCACGTGATGGTAGGGCAGACGTATTGGCACCTGGCGCGCAAGTACCAGTCGGAGATGGACGAAGACCCCAGCGCGAAGAGACGTCTGGAGGAGCTCAACAGGGCATTTGCGGTGCTCGGCAATCCGCTCGAGAGGGCAGCGTATGACGCCGCACGCGCCGCCGAGGCAAGACGCGACAGGGAACGCATAACGCACCAGAAGCGGGTGAGCATCGAGGTATCCTACTGGCGTCTGCCGGCGTGGCAGGGTGTGATGGCAGCCACCGGAGGTATCGCGCTCGCAGCACTGGCCTTTCTCGCCGGCGCTTCGCCCGCGGCGACACTGGCCCTGGCGGCAGTGACGGTGACGGCCGCTTTGCTCCCCATGAGAGACGAGTGGAAGCCGTCTGCCAGCAAGCACGAAGCCTGGTCCTCACGAGGGGAGCGTGAACTCATAGCGCTCGAGCTGGAGAGGTCTACGGCGGCAGTAGTCGCGCGCTGGAGGGAGACGGCCTCGCGTCCGCAAGACCCGCTCACACCGTCGCGTCTCGGCCTCGACCAAGCCTCCGCCAATCCGCGCGATCACATAGACCTTTAG
- the smpB gene encoding SsrA-binding protein SmpB: MAEKVITFNRKALHEYHVLDTYEAGLALTGTEIKSIREGRVNIRDAYARPEDGEMWLHGAHIAQYPPAGRFNHEPGRKRKLLLHRWQIEELSSAVEEKGLTLVPLRLYLKNGRAKLELALVRGRRVHDKRERIAQREAERQIERALRHRR, encoded by the coding sequence ATGGCAGAGAAGGTCATCACCTTCAACCGCAAAGCGCTCCACGAGTACCACGTCCTCGACACATACGAGGCCGGGCTTGCCCTCACCGGCACCGAGATCAAGTCGATTCGCGAGGGGCGCGTCAACATCCGCGACGCCTATGCCCGCCCCGAAGACGGCGAGATGTGGCTGCACGGCGCGCACATTGCCCAGTACCCGCCGGCGGGACGCTTCAATCACGAGCCGGGCCGCAAGCGGAAGCTGCTCCTCCACCGCTGGCAGATCGAAGAGCTGAGCAGCGCCGTCGAGGAGAAGGGGCTCACGCTGGTGCCGCTGCGCCTCTATCTAAAGAACGGCCGCGCGAAGCTGGAACTGGCGCTTGTGCGCGGCCGGCGCGTCCACGACAAGCGGGAGCGCATCGCTCAGCGCGAGGCGGAGCGGCAGATCGAGCGGGCGCTGCGCCATCGACGCTAG
- a CDS encoding S41 family peptidase, with the protein MSKALRPILVSLLVIALVGLSFGLGIAVERQAGDDSGAAVSTPEDAPDFDALYEIYGLLRRHYVDQDILDNQTLYEAAINGMLKVLSDSGTYYVDPTTYNINVMPSGTFEGIGATVAEQQGKIIIVAPIADTPAQRAGIRSGDAILEVDGESTEGWTVEKAVMRIRGPRGTTVRLKVEHSDGVIEDLELTRDEIKIESVSREPPAGVFRDANGNEVTDLAYVHIREFTSLTQSQLEPILQEISDGGYKGLILDLRSNPGGLLEATVDVADMFLDGGIILVQVEQEEEEKVFEAEPGGPATKIPMVVLVNRFSASGAEVLAAALQDNGRAPLLGEKTFGKGTVNIPQELSDDRGALFVTVARWLTPDRILIDGVGIRPDIEVTLSDEDIDMRRDGQLLAAIEYLRGE; encoded by the coding sequence ATGTCAAAAGCCCTCAGGCCCATCCTGGTCTCCCTTCTTGTTATCGCCCTCGTCGGACTCTCTTTCGGCCTCGGCATCGCCGTCGAACGGCAGGCCGGCGATGATTCCGGTGCGGCGGTAAGCACGCCGGAGGACGCGCCCGACTTCGACGCCCTTTACGAGATTTACGGCCTCCTCCGCCGGCATTATGTCGACCAGGACATCCTCGACAACCAGACGCTCTACGAGGCAGCGATCAACGGCATGCTCAAGGTCCTCTCCGACTCCGGCACCTACTATGTCGACCCGACGACTTACAACATCAACGTCATGCCTTCCGGCACCTTCGAAGGTATAGGGGCAACGGTTGCCGAGCAGCAGGGCAAGATCATCATCGTGGCGCCCATCGCTGATACCCCCGCTCAGCGCGCCGGCATCCGCTCCGGCGACGCCATCCTCGAAGTCGACGGCGAGTCCACGGAGGGGTGGACGGTCGAGAAGGCAGTGATGCGCATCAGAGGGCCGCGCGGCACTACCGTGAGGTTGAAGGTGGAGCACAGCGACGGCGTCATAGAGGACCTGGAGCTGACCCGCGACGAGATCAAGATCGAGAGCGTGTCCCGCGAGCCTCCCGCCGGCGTGTTCAGGGACGCAAACGGCAACGAAGTCACCGACCTGGCCTACGTGCACATCCGCGAGTTCACGTCGCTCACGCAATCGCAGCTCGAACCGATCCTGCAGGAGATAAGCGACGGCGGCTACAAAGGACTGATTCTCGACCTGCGCAGCAACCCCGGCGGCCTGCTCGAAGCGACGGTAGACGTGGCCGATATGTTCCTCGACGGCGGCATCATACTGGTGCAGGTGGAACAGGAGGAAGAAGAGAAGGTGTTCGAGGCCGAGCCCGGCGGACCGGCGACAAAGATACCGATGGTCGTCCTCGTCAACCGGTTCAGCGCCAGCGGCGCCGAAGTTCTCGCCGCCGCCCTCCAGGACAACGGCCGCGCTCCCCTTCTGGGCGAGAAAACGTTCGGCAAGGGGACAGTGAACATCCCTCAGGAACTCAGCGATGACCGGGGAGCGCTCTTCGTAACCGTCGCCCGCTGGCTCACACCCGACCGCATCCTCATCGACGGCGTCGGCATCCGGCCGGACATCGAGGTGACGCTGTCTGACGAGGACATCGATATGCGGCGCGACGGCCAGCTCCTGGCGGCCATCGAGTACCTCCGCGGCGAGTAG
- a CDS encoding acyl-CoA dehydrogenase family protein, with protein MMESLLTAEQRKLRDEVRAFVRDEVPRQLILDMDAGKVSYPREFLEAAARHRLLGLRFPEKYGGRGLKWTDEIIALEEIGVLSTSLPCLYGLVSIVGEGLNVFGTEEQKERWLRPVLEGKLGVAEALTEPRGGSDFFGATTRAEKNGDFWLLNGQKRFIVGAEGADYFFVYARSRQDATPHESLSSFIVERGPGVEVHHVYGLMGMRGGGTGRVYFRDAKVPLQNLIGPEHGGALVFNQMMIPERMTSAAGALGGARAALDIAARYADRRKAFGEKIRRFQGVSFKIADSITMLDAAHALVYAAAHAIDNGDDPGRVRRLVSEAKKFCTDASWQVINNAMQIMGGIGYTNVYPIERMLRDGRLLTIWTGTNEIMNLLIQHEYYRELGSPAPVRNVEADAPDAELPEEKVYE; from the coding sequence ATCATGGAAAGCTTGTTGACGGCGGAGCAACGGAAGCTTCGGGATGAGGTGCGGGCCTTCGTGCGCGATGAGGTGCCTCGCCAGCTCATCCTCGACATGGACGCGGGCAAGGTATCGTACCCGCGCGAGTTCCTGGAGGCGGCGGCGCGCCACCGCCTTCTGGGACTGCGCTTCCCCGAGAAGTATGGCGGCCGCGGCCTCAAGTGGACGGACGAGATCATCGCGCTGGAGGAGATAGGCGTCCTCAGCACGAGCCTCCCCTGCCTTTACGGCCTCGTGAGCATCGTCGGCGAAGGGCTGAATGTCTTCGGCACGGAGGAGCAGAAGGAGCGCTGGCTGCGCCCCGTCCTCGAGGGGAAACTCGGTGTCGCCGAGGCGCTGACAGAACCCCGCGGCGGCTCCGACTTCTTCGGGGCGACGACGAGGGCGGAGAAGAACGGTGACTTCTGGCTCCTCAACGGACAGAAGCGCTTCATCGTCGGCGCCGAAGGCGCTGACTACTTCTTCGTGTACGCGCGCAGCCGGCAGGACGCCACCCCTCACGAATCGCTCAGCTCGTTCATCGTTGAGCGCGGCCCGGGCGTCGAAGTCCACCACGTGTACGGTCTCATGGGCATGCGCGGCGGCGGCACGGGGCGCGTCTACTTCCGCGATGCGAAAGTGCCCCTGCAAAACCTCATCGGGCCCGAACACGGCGGAGCGCTCGTCTTCAACCAGATGATGATACCGGAACGCATGACGAGCGCGGCCGGCGCCCTTGGCGGCGCTCGCGCGGCCCTCGACATCGCCGCCCGCTACGCCGACCGCAGGAAGGCTTTCGGGGAGAAGATCCGCCGCTTCCAGGGCGTCAGCTTCAAGATCGCCGACAGCATTACGATGCTCGATGCCGCGCACGCCCTCGTCTACGCGGCGGCGCACGCCATCGATAACGGCGACGACCCGGGCCGCGTGCGGCGCCTCGTGTCGGAGGCAAAGAAGTTCTGCACCGACGCTTCGTGGCAGGTGATAAACAACGCCATGCAGATAATGGGCGGCATCGGCTACACGAACGTCTACCCTATCGAACGGATGCTGCGCGACGGCCGCCTGCTGACGATATGGACGGGCACCAACGAGATTATGAACCTGCTCATCCAGCACGAGTACTACCGCGAGCTGGGGTCGCCTGCCCCCGTGCGCAACGTGGAGGCGGACGCCCCGGACGCGGAGCTGCCGGAAGAGAAGGTCTACGAGTAG
- a CDS encoding four-helix bundle copper-binding protein codes for MAHQMQTSMEMERAINDSLDCYRACSQTISHCLEMGGKHVEPGHIRLLMDCENICALSALYMARGSQFHPEICGICADICDRCAQSCLEVDPNDSMMQQCADACRTCAQSCRVMARMRRAA; via the coding sequence ATGGCTCACCAGATGCAGACGAGCATGGAGATGGAGCGGGCGATCAACGATTCCCTGGATTGTTACAGGGCCTGCTCCCAAACGATTTCCCACTGTCTGGAGATGGGGGGAAAACACGTCGAGCCGGGCCACATCAGGCTGCTGATGGACTGCGAGAACATCTGCGCCCTGAGCGCGCTCTACATGGCCCGCGGCTCGCAGTTCCATCCCGAGATCTGCGGCATCTGCGCCGACATTTGTGACAGGTGCGCGCAGAGCTGCCTCGAGGTCGACCCCAACGATTCGATGATGCAGCAGTGTGCGGACGCATGCCGGACGTGCGCGCAGTCGTGCCGCGTCATGGCGAGGATGCGCCGCGCCGCCTAG
- a CDS encoding Crp/Fnr family transcriptional regulator — translation MTVSAISRVPLFAQLSKDDLQALAEKAQRRRFRSGQVIFHKDDPGTHFYLVLEGKVRISFPSPQGDEITLAILGSGELFGEFSLLDGEPRSATATAAEDVWALTVSQHDFVSWLTSRPSAAIALLRVLSRRLRRSDELLGDTAFLNVPGRLAKKLLELAELYGRETPQGRPVEIRLTQEELGSTIGVTRESVNKYLRYFSSKGWVDLKKGKITVLNMSALQEQVY, via the coding sequence ATGACGGTTAGCGCCATCTCCCGGGTACCGCTGTTCGCCCAGCTGTCGAAGGACGACCTGCAGGCGCTGGCAGAGAAGGCGCAACGGCGCCGCTTCCGCTCGGGCCAGGTCATCTTCCACAAGGACGACCCGGGAACGCACTTCTACCTTGTCCTCGAAGGGAAGGTGCGCATCTCCTTCCCTTCTCCCCAGGGCGACGAAATAACCCTCGCCATCCTCGGGTCGGGCGAACTGTTCGGGGAATTCTCCTTGCTGGACGGCGAGCCGCGTTCGGCGACGGCTACGGCGGCTGAAGACGTCTGGGCGCTAACGGTGAGCCAGCATGACTTCGTGTCGTGGCTTACGAGCAGGCCATCGGCAGCCATCGCCCTTCTGCGCGTGCTGAGCCGCCGCCTGAGGCGCTCCGATGAGCTCCTGGGCGACACGGCGTTCCTGAACGTGCCCGGCCGGCTGGCGAAGAAGCTGCTGGAGCTGGCGGAACTCTACGGCCGCGAGACGCCGCAGGGCCGTCCCGTAGAAATACGCTTGACTCAGGAAGAGCTCGGGAGCACCATCGGCGTGACGCGGGAGAGCGTGAACAAGTACCTCCGATACTTCAGCTCGAAAGGATGGGTGGACCTCAAGAAGGGAAAGATCACCGTCCTGAACATGAGCGCGTTGCAGGAGCAGGTCTATTAG
- a CDS encoding GGDEF domain-containing protein — protein sequence MTISGSKDEWRSQPLPAEADLPESNFPAPAAAWATKAGGLLVFALLLVWSQLGGHYFSGVVDHAVEAALVLTAAAFTAMLAARSGRANVTLERAYSEHLEKLSDSLRHIAYHDSLTGLYNHRYFHEQLPHELERASRYGHELSIVMLDVNHFKEVNDRYGHLMGDQLLTFLGRLILENVRVSDTAARYGGDEFAIILPETDGPSARMTAAKLAEMISKRRDWGGGLLQKVALQVSYGVATYPGDATTVEGLLVHADRALYASRSLPLRRTPLPSTRRRKSA from the coding sequence ATGACGATTTCAGGCAGCAAAGACGAGTGGCGCTCGCAACCGCTGCCTGCCGAAGCCGACCTTCCTGAGAGCAATTTTCCGGCGCCGGCGGCCGCCTGGGCGACAAAGGCCGGCGGCCTGCTGGTGTTCGCGCTCCTCCTCGTCTGGTCACAGCTCGGAGGCCATTACTTTTCGGGCGTCGTCGACCACGCGGTCGAAGCGGCGCTGGTGCTCACGGCGGCCGCCTTCACCGCGATGCTCGCGGCGCGCTCGGGCAGAGCGAACGTGACGTTGGAGAGAGCCTATTCTGAACATCTAGAAAAGCTCAGCGACAGCCTTCGGCACATTGCCTACCATGACAGCCTCACCGGCCTCTACAACCACCGCTATTTCCACGAACAGCTCCCCCATGAGCTCGAACGAGCGTCGAGATACGGCCACGAGCTGTCGATCGTGATGCTTGACGTCAACCACTTCAAGGAGGTCAACGACCGCTACGGCCATTTGATGGGCGACCAGCTTCTGACCTTCCTTGGGCGCCTGATCCTGGAAAACGTGAGGGTCTCGGACACGGCGGCTCGGTATGGAGGGGACGAGTTCGCCATCATCCTTCCCGAGACTGATGGCCCGTCGGCCCGGATGACGGCCGCAAAGCTCGCCGAGATGATATCCAAACGCCGCGACTGGGGTGGCGGACTGCTGCAGAAGGTGGCGCTACAGGTCTCCTACGGCGTCGCCACCTACCCCGGAGACGCTACCACCGTAGAAGGCCTCCTCGTCCACGCCGACCGCGCGCTCTATGCATCCAGGTCACTGCCTTTGAGAAGGACCCCGCTGCCATCGACCCGCAGGCGCAAATCGGCTTGA
- a CDS encoding cyclic nucleotide-binding domain-containing protein codes for MSVEDTLAEVPLFSEMSRRDLKRLASAVIVRPYKRGEMIVKEGEMAVAFYIIRSGSVDVVRNADSGEKIIATLGPGEFFGEMAILDSYPRSASVRAVMDTECLVLSRWDFLAELRSNPYIAVQMLPVLSRRLREYQSPAL; via the coding sequence ATGAGCGTCGAGGACACACTTGCCGAGGTGCCCCTCTTTTCAGAGATGAGCAGACGCGACCTCAAGCGCCTCGCGTCAGCGGTCATAGTGCGGCCGTACAAGAGGGGCGAGATGATCGTCAAGGAAGGCGAGATGGCGGTTGCATTCTACATTATCCGCTCCGGGAGCGTTGACGTGGTCCGGAACGCGGACTCAGGAGAGAAGATTATCGCCACGCTGGGCCCAGGCGAGTTCTTCGGCGAAATGGCGATCCTCGACTCGTACCCCCGTTCCGCCAGCGTCCGGGCGGTCATGGACACGGAGTGCCTGGTCCTCTCACGCTGGGACTTCCTTGCGGAGCTGCGAAGCAACCCCTACATCGCGGTGCAGATGCTGCCGGTCCTTAGCCGCCGGCTGCGAGAGTACCAGTCACCAGCGCTTTAG